The Undibacterium cyanobacteriorum genomic sequence TTAATCAAAACGCGTGACGACGCTGCCCGCATGTCGTCGGTGTCAGGTTTAAAAGCCAAGCCCCACAAGGCAAAACGTTTTCCCTGCAAATTCGTACCAAAGCGAGCATGCACTTTTTTGCCAAGAACTTGTTTCTGCAATTCATTGACTTCTTCGACTGCCGCAAGAATACGAAGATCATGCCCATACTCCTGCGCTGTACGAGACAATGCTTGCACATCTTTTGGAAAACATGAGCCGCCATAGCCACAACCAGCCAACAAGAAACTCGGTCCAATGCGCGGGTCGGATCCGATACCTTGTCGAACTGCTTCAATATCAACACCAACCTTATCCGCGAGATTGGCAAGCTCATTCATGAAAGAAATGCGAGTCGCCAACATCGCATTGGCAGCATACTTGGTGAACTCTGCCGAACGCACATCCATCCAATAGATCTTACGTCCTGCCGCTTCAAAGCTCGCGTAGACTTCGCGCATCACCGCTTGGGCTTGCAAACCTTCAGCATCGCTTTCGTGACCGATAACGATACGGTCAGGCTCCATAAAATCTTTGACCGCTGCCCCTTCCTTCAAAAACTCTGGGTTGGATGTCACAGAAAATCCAATGTCTACTGCGCGAGACTTCAATTCATTCGCAATTGCCGCAGCGACTTTCCCTGCTGTTCCAACGGGCACAGTCGACTTATCGACGATTACTTTATAACCCGTCATGTGACGACCGATATTGCGAGCCGCTGCAACTACATATTGGAGATCAGCCGAACCATCTTCGTCTGGCGGCGTCCCAACGGCGATAAATTGCACATCACCATGCGCCACACTTGCTGCAATGTCCGTTGAAAATTGGAGGCGACCGGCGGCCCGATTTCTGGCGACAACTTGATCCAATCCCGGCTCATGAATCGGAATGCCACCGTTATTTAAGATATCGATTTTTCGCTGATCAACATCAAGGCAAAACACTTCATGTCCCACCTCTGCCAGACATGCACCCGTCACGAGGCCGACATATCCAGTACCAATAATCGTAATTTTCATTTTCAGATTTTTTCTTTTAGAGTTTGATGCTTTGTTGTTTGTTACGCTTGCTCGCCGCTCAGTTCTGTTACTTCCATCATTTCGATCGGTCACTGATTTCAGAGTATTCCTTAATTCATCACGTTCAATTCTTCAGTGCGACGCGGCGGATAGGTTTCCCATTTACTACAGCCTGGACACTGCCAATAGAATTGACGAGCCTTGAAACCACAATGCGTACATTGATAACGAGTCAGCCGCTGCGCATAGCCCGAGACTAAGTTCTTCACTAACGACAATTCTGGTCGCACCTCGGGTGCAGCGACCATCAAGCGTGCATCAAGTAATTTATCAAGCCCTAGCAAGGTTGGTGTTCTTCTCAATTCAGCACTCACGATCTGGTTCGCATCGGTCACCGACTCTAGCTCTAAACTCGCTTTAAATACGACTTCCAGTAGATCAATTGATGGCGCTTCAGCCAGATAAGACTTCAAGAGATTTAAACCTTCTTGCGGCCGCTCTAACTTGCGATAGCCGTCCATCAAGCGCTGTGCAACGAGTGCAACATGCGGCATGCTCTGCTGTTCGACTCGCTTCCAAGCGGAGACCGCCTGTTCATAATCACCTTTGCTAGCGTGAATATCACCCATCAAAATGGTGGCACGCACATTATGGCGATCAGTCGCGATTGATTTCTCTAACATCGCCATTGCCGCTTCTGGATGAGTATGAACCAATTCATCTTGAGCAATCTCACAATAGAACTGTGCGATTTCTTTTTGTTTGCCGCCCGCACCGGATTCTTGCAACGCTACTGCAGCGTCAATCGCACGCAGCCATTCTTTTTCGCGCTGATAAATCTCGAGCAAAGCACGTCGTGCTGGAATCGCGTATTGGCTGGTCACCAGTTGATTGAAAGTCTCTTCTGCACGATCCAATAGGCCGGCTTTGAGATAATCTTGTCCAAGCTCATACATCGCTTGTGTTTGCAGTTCAGCAGGCAGATCTGGGCGCGATAGCAAATTTTGATGGACGCGAATAGCACGTTCCGTCTCACCGCGACGGCGAAACAAATTACCCAAAGCGAAATGCATTTCCACCGTCTCGGGGTTCATGCGCAAGATCTCGATAAAGGTATCGATGGCCTTATCGGGATGATCATTGAGGAGAAAATTGAGGCCTTTAAAATAGCCTTTTGGTAGGCTGCTCGATTCTGATATCAATTGTTTGATATCGACGCGCGCAGCAATCCAGCCAAGGCTGAAAAAAAGCGGAATTCCTAATAACCACCAAATTTCAAATTCCATAATTTTTTAATTCTAAGTATTGGACAAGAGAGGAATCAATCAAGGATCACGGCAGGCAAGATAAATGCAGAACTCGCTGAGGATTGTATGCAATTTTATCGTGCACCGAGACCCCGGTTAAGGATTGCGCACAGCGTCAGGTGTCGGCGCTTGAGTGGCGGCCAACTGCGCAGCCTCGCGTTCTTTTTCAATTTCCGCAATGGTCTTCTTATGGCGGGAAATATCACGACGATGACGAAATACCATTGGCGCCATCCCTATCAAACAAAACACCGCACCGGCAACAAAAAACCCCAATAACATAATGACGAGGGGCGCAGTAGTTTGATAGCCCCAAAAATAATTCAGCGTCACGATTTGATCATTCTTGAGCGCAAAACCAAAGAATGCGACAAACACGATCATCCAAAAAATCTTAGAGAGAAATTTCATAACACCTTCCTAACGAGGAAAATTACTGCTCATTCTTACCTTCTGCTTGAGCGTGAACAGAGCACACGGACAACTCACAATTCGATCAAGGTCAAGCTTCGACAATTTCACACCTATATGCACTCAAAAAGGCGAAATCATATCGGTAGAGATACGACACACTGTGAATTTTGAAATTGTACGTGAAAAAAAACGGCATATCGGAAATCCGCTATGCCGTTTTTGCTTTTAGTGCAAATTACTCACTGTTTTTCCATACTTTAGCGACTTAGTCGCGCAGTATTGGTTGCCCAACTGTCGCATCGACGCGCTCACGTAACTCTTTGCCTGGTTTGAAATGCGGCACCCGTTTTTCAGGCACCATCACTTTATCGCCAGACTTAGGATTACGTCCGATACGCGGCGGACGACTGTTTAAAGCAAAACTTCCAAAGCCACGAATCTCAATGCGCTGGCCAGTAGCCAAAGCATCAGACATCGCATCTAGGATCGTTTTGACAGCGATATCTACATCTTTTGCAACCAGTTGCGGATATCGCTCAGCCAGACGAGCAATGAGTTCAGACTTCGTCATTTGTTCACCTCAATCAATCCAATTCTAGGGCGCATCGCTATGTCGCTTGTCCTCGCAATACGAGTGTATTGCTGCGGGAAGCTTCGTGCGCTGCATCCCCATAATTGAATTGCTAGAGCTGCCATCATCGACTTAGTTCTTATTGTCGAGCTTAGCTTTCAACAAAGCACCGAGGCTTGTTGTGCCAGAAGCTGCGCTGGAGTCAGCAGACATCTTTTGCATTGCTTCTTGTGTTTCTGCAGAGTCTTTTGCCTTGATAGACAATTGGA encodes the following:
- a CDS encoding UDP-glucose dehydrogenase family protein — translated: MKITIIGTGYVGLVTGACLAEVGHEVFCLDVDQRKIDILNNGGIPIHEPGLDQVVARNRAAGRLQFSTDIAASVAHGDVQFIAVGTPPDEDGSADLQYVVAAARNIGRHMTGYKVIVDKSTVPVGTAGKVAAAIANELKSRAVDIGFSVTSNPEFLKEGAAVKDFMEPDRIVIGHESDAEGLQAQAVMREVYASFEAAGRKIYWMDVRSAEFTKYAANAMLATRISFMNELANLADKVGVDIEAVRQGIGSDPRIGPSFLLAGCGYGGSCFPKDVQALSRTAQEYGHDLRILAAVEEVNELQKQVLGKKVHARFGTNLQGKRFALWGLAFKPDTDDMRAASSRVLINELLRAGARIAAYDPVAIEEAKRVLALDFADAPQLIEQIEFASDHMAALPGADALIIVTEWKLFREADVAQVRDQMNAAIIFDGRNLYEPAKLKALGIEYHAIGRAILTQNES
- the lapB gene encoding lipopolysaccharide assembly protein LapB → MEFEIWWLLGIPLFFSLGWIAARVDIKQLISESSSLPKGYFKGLNFLLNDHPDKAIDTFIEILRMNPETVEMHFALGNLFRRRGETERAIRVHQNLLSRPDLPAELQTQAMYELGQDYLKAGLLDRAEETFNQLVTSQYAIPARRALLEIYQREKEWLRAIDAAVALQESGAGGKQKEIAQFYCEIAQDELVHTHPEAAMAMLEKSIATDRHNVRATILMGDIHASKGDYEQAVSAWKRVEQQSMPHVALVAQRLMDGYRKLERPQEGLNLLKSYLAEAPSIDLLEVVFKASLELESVTDANQIVSAELRRTPTLLGLDKLLDARLMVAAPEVRPELSLVKNLVSGYAQRLTRYQCTHCGFKARQFYWQCPGCSKWETYPPRRTEELNVMN
- a CDS encoding LapA family protein, which translates into the protein MKFLSKIFWMIVFVAFFGFALKNDQIVTLNYFWGYQTTAPLVIMLLGFFVAGAVFCLIGMAPMVFRHRRDISRHKKTIAEIEKEREAAQLAATQAPTPDAVRNP
- a CDS encoding integration host factor subunit beta encodes the protein MTKSELIARLAERYPQLVAKDVDIAVKTILDAMSDALATGQRIEIRGFGSFALNSRPPRIGRNPKSGDKVMVPEKRVPHFKPGKELRERVDATVGQPILRD